TGGCCGCTCGATAGGCTGGCAGCAAGGTGGCGACGATGGTCAAGAGGGCTCCTATCGCTACCGCCGTCAACAGAAGACCGGCGAGCGCCATCGGCCAACCCGGAGCGAGACCGACCCGAAATGCTACAACTCCGACGGCCATCGAGGCTCCGAACAGGAACCCGGCCAACGATCCAACGACGCCGAGCATTCCCGATTCTAAGAAGAAGAGCAATACGATGAAGCGATCGGTCGCGCCGAGGCATTTCATCGCGCCGATCTCCTTGTAGCGTTCGGCCACGGCCATCAGCATGGCGTTCATGATGCCCACGGCGCACATGATGAGGCTGACGGCCGAGAGCCACGTTTGGCGGCTGATCGATTCGGTATCGGCCGCTCCGGGCGAGAGGGCGGCGGACGCCCGCACAAAGGTAAAGAAGGCGATGCCCAGGGCAATGCCCGAGGCGGTAATGGCCGAGCGACCGAGGCGGATTCGGGCATTCTGCAGGCTGATCCGAAGCGCCACGCCGATGTGCAGAGCGTTTTTCATCGCTTTTTGACGAACAGGGCGGCGTAGTTTCGGTCGGATAGCATTTTAAGAAAGGCGAACAGGGAGGCTTCGGCCTCCTTTCGATCGAGCCTGTACTGCTTGCACAGCCGCACGATCAGCCCATCGACCGTGGTTTGGCCGTCCAGCC
The window above is part of the Armatimonadota bacterium genome. Proteins encoded here:
- a CDS encoding FtsX-like permease family protein, with the protein product MKNALHIGVALRISLQNARIRLGRSAITASGIALGIAFFTFVRASAALSPGAADTESISRQTWLSAVSLIMCAVGIMNAMLMAVAERYKEIGAMKCLGATDRFIVLLFFLESGMLGVVGSLAGFLFGASMAVGVVAFRVGLAPGWPMALAGLLLTAVAIGALLTIVATLLPAYRAAKMPASAALRVEV